The stretch of DNA CAATGGTGCCCCCGCAACAGCTTAATGATTTTTGTCAGGAAATGACGGAAGCAAAGGTTGACTGGCAAGTTCATCAGTATGGTTTGACCAAACATGCGTTCACAAACCCGGACGCTCATGATCCTGATTTGGGAACAATTTATAATCCGATAGCGGCCAAACGATCCATGCAAGCCATGAAAAATTTTCTTCAAGAAATTTTTAAATAGATCAGTACTATGCGTAAATTTGCAGGTTTTATTTTAAAAAGTGTACTTTGTATCTGTCTGAGTGCAGAAGCTGCTTTTGCGGCGGATACAGTCAAGGATTTTCAAAGCTGGCTGACAGTGCTTGGCATGGGATCTTTAGGCAAAGGACAACTTGAACCGTTTAAACTCTGGCTGGAAGCGCAAGAGCGCGCAGGGGATAATGTGGAGCGGGCAACGCAAACCTTGCTAAGGACTGGCCTGGGCTATGCGGTAAATCAGGAGACCACTCTCTGGCTTGGATATGCCTGGGTGTACACGGAAGAACCTTTAACGAGACACCCGTTTCATGAGAACCGTATCTGGCAACAGCTATTTTGGACGAAGAAATTCCAGGAGCTTAGTTTTTCAATACGTTGCCGCCTTGAAGAGCGTTATCTGGAACCCAGTGATAATACCGCTTATCGTTACCGACAGTATTTTAAACTGATGGTCCCTCTGGTACCCACGGCAAAACTTAATCTTGCCAGCACCGAAGAGGTGTTCTGGCATTTGAATAATTTCAATGGGCTGAACAATCGTGGTTTTGATCAGAACCGCTTTTTTATTGGTTTTAATTACAAGCTAAACTCCGCGCTCACAACGGAGATCGGTTACCTGAATCAATACATCAGACGTGTGAATACGAATAATTTCCAAGCCAATGTGTTAGCCATGAATCTTTTTTTGAATTGGTAAATGGATGTTTAATTACCGCTAGTCAAGTGCTCTCCCAGGTGTCCAATTGAGAATGTTTACAGACTTATTCATTCGTGAAAGCCAGGAACGTTTCTTTCTGCTAACGAATGATACAGTTGTAGAAACAATTACTCCAATTTGTTCATTTACAAACTAATAGAAAAATGTTACTCAGTTAATGTTTAGATAATACTAGGCGTATAAACTAGGAACATAAAAATGCGTCAGAATCCTTGCTCAAAATTTAGGAGTATTGAATGAGTGTTGTTAGGGCTAGCTATATCAGCCTTGAGCGTGAAGGCAAGAGACGACCTTATCTGTTAGGTTGCAGCGGCGGCGGTGGACACATCTCAGCGATTAAAGGGATTCATAAGTATTTAGAAAAAGAATATGCTAAAGCGGGAATTGATTTTGAGTTTCCCGAGTATGAGCCAGTATTACTGGAACACAAAGGCAACAACCCGTCTCGCGATTTGATCCTCAGAGGCCAGGGGCTGCTATATGATTATCGAATATCTCCTCTGCTAAAAAAAATCAGCGCGCTCACGCCTATTCCCATTATTCCCTCCAAGGAAAGCTTGGAGGATGAAACCAAGCGTTTAAACGATGCTGAAAAGAAGCTCAATCGATACTATCGCGATATGCTGCTGGATTATTATGATGCCGGATATGAAAGTGCAGGGATATGGAACATATTACAGCGTGAGGATGCGGTTACTGAGCTTAAAAAACTAATCGACTTACAAAAAAGCAACGATGATCAAAATTATTCTACAGTTAAGGAACGATTATTAGCTGATTTAAAAGCGGCAGCAATTAAAGGAGAGCCTTACACTGAAATAATAAGCACGCAGGCAATGGGGTTGCCGGCACTTTGTGATGCGGTGATAGAATATAACGAATGGACTAAGCAGTATTACAAGAGCTACAACCAGCTAGTAATTCAGCAATATTTTACTGATTTACCTACAGAGGGAGCGGTTCATTTTTTTAATCCCCTGACGCGCCTGAATAAAAAGCAGCAGCAGCAAATGCGTTTGTATGGCGTTGGAATGACGGACGATATAATTCGTTTTCATTTCCCCAAGGGAGAGCATTTTGCCGGCATTTATGATGTGCCTGCGAAGGACAATCCGATGGTTCGCCCGGGATTTAAAAATCCTGACCTGGATTACAGTCGATATTTTCATGAGCCTTGCAAAATAAGTCTCAAAAATCCGGATGATAGCGAATCAGATTATTCTGTCGCTGCCGACGAGCAGATAGCGACTATTCTTCTCGGCAGCCAGGCGGGTAATGACACAGTTAAATACATTGAAACCCTTTTAACAAATGGCTACGAGAAAATCTTTGTCCTGGGTGGTCATAAATTTAAAAAAGAAATAGATGAAATCGGGGCGCGTTATCCGCATTTGAGTAATCGCATCATTCCTGTATCAACAAATCAGGATGATATTAGTTTAACGCCATTACTGACCCGAAGTAATTTGGTCATTCAGCGGGGCGGCGGAGTTAGTGTGATGGAGGCCATGGCCCTGCCCCACAATCCAGAGCAGACCCTTTTAGTTCATCATGCGGATAATGGCAGCCTGGATGAATCAAGGCTTACGTCTGGCATTCGCTGGGAAGACTGTAATGTTGACCGCCTGCTAAAAGCATTATCTCAGCAAGGTATTCAGTGTAAAAAAACCTCGCCTAAGCTTGCAAAATCACAAATCCCCAGAGCGAGGCTTCATGCCGCGCTTAATCGGATAGAAAATAATTTTAAAGCGCAATGGAGGGACGCTCAGCCCGTGCTGTCCACCCATAACCGCAAGCAGTTACTTGAAAAAAATGAGTATCTCGAGAAAGCCATTAAATTTTCAGCCAGTTTCCGTCAATCGTTAACCTACCTTAATCAATTTATCCTTGAAGATTTTGTGGCCCTTTTATCTCATCCCTTGATCAGGGAAGAGCCAAAACGCCTGCTGCAAATCATGTCAGGGTATAAGCGCTGTACTACCAAACAAAGCCGTGCAAATTGGGAAATTGTGCTGAATAATTTATTGAGTGAGGATCGACTGACCCATTCCTGGCTAAATAAGTTAAGCCATCCTGAAGTCGCTGAGCCTTTTATCACCAAAGAGGTGCTGCGAAGTATCATTTTAAGAATGGTGGAATTACAGCAAAGTCTTTCAGATAAAGAGCTGCATATTGCGAACAAATTATCAGTTAGTATCATTGAGCGGGCCAGCCTGAATGATTTAAAGGGCTTAAAACAATTATTATCCTCCGCCGTTCCACCGAAAGGCACGACTAATGATAATCTAAAGAAATATTACGCTCTTTGTAAGAGTCTCGCCGAACGCCTGCAAACCAGTTCGGATGTGCAGGAGTTAAATTATCTTCTTTTAAATCCGAAACCCGGAACTAAAAGTCGGGGAAGTCTGATTGGTGAGCATGGAGAACCTCAGTCCAGATTATTATCTTCAGCCGGGCAACTGGAAGATGCTTTAAAAGGTTATATTCAAGGTATGCAGTCTGATTTGAAGAATTATAAAAAAAATCAGTTTCGCTTTTTCAGTCCCCGATATATGGTTCATTATAATCTTATGCATGAAAAGCTGAATATTGCTGAAACATTACTCACCAACTTAACCCGACTCAAGCAAAAAGAACTCCCTGAGCAGACGCGGGCAAAATTGATGGCTAAAATGCTGGTGACTGCGCAGAAAGTGAACGAGAAAGTAGTTGATCGGGCGATTTTTGCTTCAAGCGGCAGGTTAGGCGAGTTGTTAAATTCGCATGTCGGTTTTCTGAAAAACAATTATTCAATTGCCTATCAACAGGGATGCGTCGACTTGCATTCCAAAACGTTTACGGCGAACAGCGGGCTTCACTAGCCTGCTGGCAGCATCGCAATTTTCTCTTTTTATAGCTTTTCAGCAAGCTGTATTTGTCGACGGGTTGCTGCCCATGATATAAATCAGAAGGGTAATCATTTAACAGGAGAATTTTGTGTCAAAATTTAATGACGTAACTAAAGGAATCAGCACTCAACTCGCAAAAATGCGCAAGGAAATGCCTGACGTTATGGCCGGATTTTCTTCTTTAGCTCAGGCTGCTACCAAAGACGGCGCGCTGGATAAAAAAACGAAAGAGCTCATCGCAATGGCTCTGGCCGTCGCCAATCATTGCCCTGGTTGTATCGGGTTCCATTCACAAGCCCTGGTTAAATTGCAAACTTCGCGTGAAGAGTTGATGGAAACTTTAGCGATGGCTATTTATATGGGCGGCGGGCCTTCTTTAATGTATGCGGCAGAAGCGCTTGAAGCCTTTGAAGAGTTTAGTGCCTAGGTTCAGGCTATTAGAAAAAATCCCCTCTTCCAAGCAGGGAGAGGGCTAGGGTGAGGGTTGATTTTAAATCCCTCTCTCTAACTCTCTCCCAGAGGGAGAGAGAATTTTGGCAGAATCTTATATAAGAATTGAAATCAGTTTAGGAAGGCAAGCCCAAAACTGAACTCATATGTTGCATGCGCGCTGTTTTTCCTGGAGCTGAATTGGATGAAGCAGCTGGAGCGGCTGCATTCCCCTGGCAGGGAAAACTTTTCATTACACCAAGCCAGGCGACCTGAGACACGGTCATTTTACTTTTGTCGCTTTCCTGACTTGAGATACTGTTATAGGTTTGAACAATGATGTTATTCATCGTCATTGCATCCAGTTTTTTTCCTTCGGGCAGGCAGAATAACTGACGTCCCTGACTTTTTGCTAAATCATTAGCCTGAGTCAGTGTTTCGGCAATACTTTCTGCAGTGATAATCAGAACATTCCGGGCTGAGCGTGCCCAGGCCTGGGATTGGGCGTCGGCTTTCATTTCCATCTGCGGGATATTATTTGAAATGTTGATATAATGATCAATAGTGTCTGCTTTGACCAGGAAAGACAAGATAGATAACATTAGAAATAAATAGGTCCGCATCAATAGTTCCTGTTAGCAGTTCGATAGAACAGACTCTACAAACTCTTCCGGAAATAATCAAGATTAATGAGGATAAACGGGCAGGTAGTTGAAATAACTTTGCAGACATTCAGAACCGCATTCATCGTGAGTATTATCCAGACAAAGAAAAAAAGATTTGGCCCCCCGCTTTCTGGCTTCCCGCATTGCATCATCCAGCGTTGAGAATGAAGCCAGGTCAGCTCCCTTGTGCAAATAATCTGTCTTATGGTTTGCAATTAACTCAACCAGGTATTGATGTAATTCAGTTGGTGAATAAATGAGCCCTACCGGATTGTCTTCCGATAACTCCAATATTCCCTCTCGTGATAAATTATCCATAGTCGCTTTAGATAGAAAATAACCATGTTATAAATTATAGCAAATTGGTTTTGAATTTGACAAAAGCCCGGTTTTTAGGCTAATGACAAGCCTGTTTTCTCTGCTCCAGAATGGAGAACACTTCATTATCACCAATCACCAGATGATCGAGCAGCTGAACATCAATCAGCTTAAGCGCCTGACTCAGGCATTCGGTAACCCGATAGTCTTGCTGGCTTGCTTCACATAATCCTGAAGGGTGATTATGGGCAATGATGACCGCGGCAGCATTCAGTTTGAGTGCGCGCTCCACCAGGGGTCGCGGGTGAACAGTAGCCGCATTGATAGTGCCGCGAAATAATTCTTCATAGCAGATAACCCGGTACTGACTATCCAGAAATAAAACTGCAAAAATCTCAT from Legionella quinlivanii encodes:
- a CDS encoding DUF2490 domain-containing protein — encoded protein: MRKFAGFILKSVLCICLSAEAAFAADTVKDFQSWLTVLGMGSLGKGQLEPFKLWLEAQERAGDNVERATQTLLRTGLGYAVNQETTLWLGYAWVYTEEPLTRHPFHENRIWQQLFWTKKFQELSFSIRCRLEERYLEPSDNTAYRYRQYFKLMVPLVPTAKLNLASTEEVFWHLNNFNGLNNRGFDQNRFFIGFNYKLNSALTTEIGYLNQYIRRVNTNNFQANVLAMNLFLNW
- a CDS encoding carboxymuconolactone decarboxylase family protein; amino-acid sequence: MRKEMPDVMAGFSSLAQAATKDGALDKKTKELIAMALAVANHCPGCIGFHSQALVKLQTSREELMETLAMAIYMGGGPSLMYAAEALEAFEEFSA